CCAATATAGAACCCAACAACGAATCTTGCTCTTGGTCGTCTGTTATACTCGAAGGAAGAAAGAATTCAAGAATGTAACTGTCGTCGCCCGTGTAAGAGCTCTGGAGAGAGATTGCAAAACAAGTAGTTAACTTGAACATGAGCGCATAATGGACCAATGGGTACTGCGTTTTGCAGAACTTGGTGATGTCTCTGCAGAAACACGAACCACCATTGAGAAAAGCTCGTCCAGCGACTCCCTGACCTTTCTGGAGATGGTGTTCAAGACAGGCATCTCTAAAACCCCAGACGTGAGCATCCACGACATAGCAGGCCATGTCGGTTGTAGACATGCAGATTTGGCCCATGCAGCTACCGTCAAAGCTGGTGCAGTTTTTCTTTAGACCGCCACCATTGGCAAGAACGCTCCCGTGCTGGCAAGGAACCCAAGTCTGAGCAAGAGGCAAGTTATGGGTCTCACATACAACTGTAAGCACTTCCAGAATCTCAGCAAGGGCGTTTTGGCGACTCTCATTGCATATCTGTGAATACCAAGTTCACTAAAAACAGTGAAAACCGGTGCTTAAATTGGTGATTAGTAATCCACAAAATGATAATGTAGCTAACCTGAGTGGTTTGGTGATCAAGTATTTCCGAGCTTTTCAGATTTACCGCCTGACAAAATTACCAAAGCTTGTTATCATTATAAGGAATTAGAAATATAGTGCTCTGtacgaaaaaaaacaaagaactatTTGGATACAACATAACGAAAGAACTATTTGGATACAACATATTCCTCAATACAACTAGCAGCTAGAAAGGCAAAACTTGTAACTCAATACTCTAATCCATGCACACCAAGTTCTAGGAATCAATTCAGATAAAGGATAAACATAAGCAAGGGTGGAGTATGTGTAGTAGTGAGGAAAGAGAGACAAACCTCAAGGGCTTTGCAAACTTTGTCCACTTCGGGCGCATAGTGTATCTTCTCAGAGGTCATTATAAGTTCGACAACACCTATGCAGGACTGACCGGAAGGATTGAAGACAGGCAGGGCCAGTGTACCACGCACGTTGTAGTGCAAGGCATGGTCGAGGCGGGAGAATTCTTTGCTGGAATAGTACTGAACATTAGGAGTCCACTCAGGCAATTTCTGACGGAAAACTCGACCAGGGAGTCCGAGCTCAATGTCACTTTCACTATCCACAGAAAACATATATGTGAGAGAGATCATCCTGTATTGATTAAGCCCATTACCGTTAGGATTAAGAACAAAAGGTTGACCCAAAGTCGTCAGCAAATCACGACCATTCTTTCTCACAGGAGCCCAGACCTGAGCCAAAACGTGTTGTTCGGTAGAGTCTTTGAAGTATCGAAGCGCCTGAGTCATCCTCTCTTTGATCACACAGTAGTTGTCTGCGTTCTCTGGCGGCACTAGGCTCATCAGTGgagaaggaaactggaaattattgttatgtttctctGTTGTGTTCTCAGCTGCTGATGGAGAAGAGTCTgcaattaccaaaaaaaattacacctTCAGATACTTTAGTACCAAAACACTTAGCGGGAAACAAACTTGACTTGTTACCCACTACGTCTATAGAACTCAGCTATTTTTGGCAACTTTGAAAAGGGACAAACAAAGTCAAACgcagaatcaatcaatcaatccaatcaaaacaaaaaaaaatctctgttcAATCCGTAAGCAGCAAAGCTTAAATTAAAGCTTAAAACAATTCCATCAGCAtcacaaaatattcaaaaatcgATTCTCCGATCAAGATGTATCTTTAAATTCCTATAAAAAGGAAATGAAGCTCAAAGTTGGGCGAAGAGACTAACACGGTAGAAAGAGAGGATACTCGGCGAGACGGAAAGAAGAAGGAACACCAGAGGCGGAGCTATTCTTCTcctcatcaccaccaccaccgttaGCGTGATGGTGAATACCACCGTTTCCACCACCGTCGGAGAAAGCCCAAAGAGGCGAGCAAGGCTGCTCAGAAGACGACGAGACAAAAATCGGAGAAATCATACGATTCGATGAAGATAAATAAGGGATTTGATCCAACGGCCAGGAACCGTCAAGATCTAAGTCGTCAACATCCATGAGAAGCTCCCTTGACCTCGACGAAGGAGGATGAGCGACGCCGTTTCTACCGGAATTATCATCGGGCTcgcacattttttttttttttttaaataatccaAAAGCAGCTTctggaatttatttttttcccgtTGCGTCTGCAAATTCTCTTCTATTGATCTGTTTCCGATATGGATAgatagaagaaagagagaaggaagcgagagagagagagagagagagaaaggtcaAATGGGCAGAGTGTTTGATTCCATAATATCACACagtatcaaacaaacaaacaaacaaactgaaaaatttaaattaaaaaaaaattaaaaaaaaaaaacatttttttcggATAATATATTGAGAATCGATTCTCTGCTTCACAATACAACTGTGTcccaaatatttaaaatattattattcttgtAGATCTTTATTTTCGTTTTGGTAATATATTCCTCGAGATTTTATTCACCATTCATAATTTCGACAGCtataaaatactattatttcattttaaaaaatcgacatagaatataattattaagaaaaaaataagtagaAATTGTGTAATTACATAATTAGTactgttattacttattagtgGATATTATTGGCATAGATTGTAGCATTTTTATGCATTGTCAAGTACGACGGCTGTCTTTAAACGACACGTTCAGCATACCCTCGTGGTGGGAATGCACCAATCAAAATTTGCTTTTAAtccttaaattatttattcaagTGTGGAAAAACTTGTGAAACttttattactattaaataATACAGcggaaaaaattatttaacattatTACGTAATGCCTTTTGGGGATTATTAATGGGAAATTTGTGAAAAGTGGAGAAAAGACAAATTCTGGGCCTACCTGATTCTTTTTGGAATTATAGTGCGATTCACTAGTTAAATTTTGATGGATTAGttcagtttatatatattttataatccTTCAAGTTGGGTTAAACATGTtgtttgtatttaaaaaaacctACAATTATTAAGAGAAAACCATCTAAATTAACATCAAGAGTTGTTACCAATATATActtttctaatcttattttgtagttttagttctattaaatgtttttgtttttatcaaagAATTGTTTACTCAAATTTAGGATGAACGATAGTATAAACACTAGTGATATCTCCAAAattagttctgttttttttttcctttcatctCTTTCATAAAGTTGAACATTTATTCTAGAATTTGTAATCTTTCAGtggtaaaataaattatttatgtcGGTTTTTGATTGGAAGAGAAGATGAGTCACACAAAAAGCTATgctaaaaaggagaaagaaatatttaagattaaaattataaatataaaatggaTTAGAACTGTTCGAAAATTTTGCCACTTGTATTAATAAAACTAGGAATTACTTTATACTACAGTTTAAGAAAGcgtttgaccaaaaataaaataaattaaaaatatatattaagaaagcGTCAATTTGATAAAGAATTGACAAGGTGAATTAGATGGATCAGCTGTTCCAAAATTATTCAATATATTATGCTTAAACATAGTTCTGGAATTAACatagaaataaattaattaaatgttcAAATGCTCTTTTTTTGATTGAAAAATGTTTCAATGCTCTTGATTATCAGTAgttaacaataaaatttttaGCTTAGGCTTCTTGACTAAACTAACTCTTCACACCAATACTttactaacaaaataaaaaaaatatatatatatatatatatgatggaaATGGTTGCATTAGGGATGAATAAGTTAAACAAGTATGAATTGAATAAAGTTGGTTGAATGCTTATTGGTTGAATAgcattcaactcattcatccaCTAAATATGAGATGAAagagttaaataaaattttttctataatttgttcatttctccagcttttttggttgaatgtgttaaataaaatttccaacttatttatttcaaatgataaAAGATTGGCTGAATAATCATTCAACCTATTCCACCTATTAATTTAAGTCATCCATTTGTACTCATATATAGTTTGCTAACAAGTTAACCACACTAACgaacaaattataaaacataaacaaacactACTACTACTCTATAGTTTAGCTCTATTTATACTTTACCACATCCagtcaatttatatatatgtgtattattCATATCACAAATACAATAGTAATGAAATTGTGATAAGACTCCTCCTAAATGgtaatggttttggtttatttgatgTCGGCGTgctgccaaaaaagaaaaaaatgaagtcGGCGTTTATTactgtattatttttatttttatttgagtaAACTAAATTTATTAACAAGGACTATTAATCATACATTTTGTGTTTTCTGGGTTTCACGcttctataactttttttttttgcattggtACATTTcctcaaatattataagtatattttctttttacatttgaAACTGTTACAGGTTTTCATCGAAGGCTATATAATTAAGTAGAACATAATATTAGATTACTAAATACCAAGTGggggaattaaaaaaaaaacaagcataaAAGTGTGGGATCGAAATGGAACAGGCGATAGTATCATTAgtcttctttataattttaatagcCAACGAATAAAATAAAGCCAAAATCGTGATACGGGTTCCACTTTCGatagtttgtatatatatattatgattatgGAAATCATATATTCaaccataaataattaaaaacgtAAAGAAATCCCACTATCTACTTTGTTTTCCGTTTGCCGAATAtgtcatatatattttcaagtttcgagtttaaaatatttcttttagaAAAATGTCACCCTCACCATTCCCTTTGGCGTTTATACATCAACTCAAAAGTAGTGGTCGGGAAGTTATACGAGTTCCATTACATGATCTGGAATTATCGTCTCGAGATTTCATTATATACGGAGTCTTTTGAATGGATAACTTATAAATTAGcgtcataaatatatatataaccgtATAAGTCGGTCTGCCATGAGCACTGCATGTTAATGTTAGAGTTAGATTTTAGTAAGGTAAAAAATGTAAATCACTCTTCTAACGttttcaaaacacaaataaCAAACCTTTACAGCTGCAAGCTTCTCGTTATTCCGCGTAAAAACCATTACCTTTCATGAGCCTTCCTTATATGAATTATCGGAAAccttcaaatgtttttttttagcttttatttCCCCCTGCCAAGAAatatacaaatacaacataataaCTATATGCTTAATTTTCATCAATAGATCAGCGTCGTCATATATATAACGCTCGCAGTCGCAGGCCAACTCTTGAaatcaataatcataataaaaacGAACAGATCAAGCTGAGAAACCGGTGAAGatgtctttatatatataatagtctGTACGTGTTGTCTTATGCTTTTTCAATTAGCCTGTTCCAATTCCGTAGAAAAACATGTTTGATTTcagaaatatataaagaaaaagtatCACTCAATATGTCATAGTTCTCTCTTTCAACATAAAACTGTTTGTGACCATCCatccatatatacatatataaatatctcaaaagaATCTACATAAGATTCGTTGTGTAAAAAAACTTGTATATACGGTTGATTACTTGATTATATTTTCTCTTAAACCTCTCCGAACTGTTAACGGCATCGGTCATAATGTTACGAACTTACGATCGCATGAGACATACGGAGACAAACCAATATGACTAAAATTAGCTTCTAAAATTTTCagtctttattgtttttttagaaCAAGACGACAAATAGCTAGTGAAGTCACtaacataataattaacattttaagaGTAATCATTATGGATGGTCggctaaataaaataaacaatacaatgaaatagtttgttttttttttgtcgccaGTAAACTTACTTTATTCAGTGGTTTTGACGACGTCAAGGagcaatagtatatatattattgaattactttttcttttaacgaatctttttcttattataaataCTGTAGTAAACTTTAATGTGCTCAtactgaaattaaaaatttcataCTATTCGTATAGATATGACATGTActgttgtaaataaaaagacatcacATTGCCTTAGTAAAAGATTATTGATTCATGTGGAAAATGTCCAAAAAGAACTAGCGACACCgcaaaaaactatattattaatCACACGTAAGAAGAACTTGTTCAAATTCGGCTGCCTAATAATGAACATGAAAAATTTAagatagtaaaataataaaaacacttAAAAGATATGTTACTactattgatttaaaaaaaacgagGGCCCATAAAAATTTAGTAGTTGACAaataaacacacataaaaaatGAGGAAAATGTCAACGCATGCCAACATTTCCAAGATAACAGGGTCAACTTGTAGATTGGTAAAATAGCAAATTACGTGAAGAAAACGATCGAGAcattagacatatatatatattgattgacGATTTGAAGTTATCGATCAAACCTTCCTGCAAAAGATATTATCTGATTAAAACACTTAGAAATtagaatattattaatttaatagtaTGACTGAGAgacttttattcaaaaatgttaaatgttaaattaaaaaccttccgttacaacaaattattatttttaaaaatatctaacaTGATCGCATCTTCATATTAATTGTAATggtcaatgtttttttctctttattgatAAAGAATTATAATAGTTAATGTTGCACCAACCATGATACAAATCCCAAAAGTTTTGAAATCTAAAGACCACATCAGTTAAAAATGCATGTTATATACAACTTGTAAACCACCTCttaaatttatagaagttttactgtattttttatatatataaagtatataaatattGGGGATATTTTCcgtcaaagcaaaaaaaaaaaaaaaatgtttttttccctttctttttcaCCGAGTATTGGGGGGTCTTCAACACCAATCGCACAGTCGAAAAGCTTCAGGTCCGatctcaaagttttttttggcgGCCCATTTTAGAAGTTCAAAATAGCAAAAACgcaattttacagtttttttttttgttttgttttcgtaGCTAAGGCATGCGggcggagaagaagagatgaagcaAAATTAGAAAAGTCTATAGCAGATTTACAGCagaatgttttttgtttttttgttttttgcttccATTCTTTTATTCAGAGCTCAGTCTCGTCTTCAATTAGTTTCAGAATCAGGCATTGTTACATGATTTTAGTTTATTCGATTTCGTCCGAATTGTCTCGTACTACTAGTCGCATTAGTCTTGTAGTGAGTTGATTTTGGAGTTCGTtgtggctttttttttgtgtgtgttttaaatgGTGAGGTAAATTGGTAAACGATTCatagtttgattttggtttccaAGTGAGTTTGAGTATTGAATTCTGATTTGAGCTTTTATATAAAGCCTTGCGATATGGAATTTGACCTTCTGAAAGGGATTCTGAATTTGAGCTAATTGATTCATGGctggtgttttgttttgtaaaaggaAAGTTTTGTATTGGAAACCAACTATTATTACtcatttggattttgtttctaGCAGAAGAGTTGTCTACTTTAGTGGCATAAAGTTTCAGAAAAATGATTAGACCTAAGTTGAATTGAGTTGGTGATGCCATTAGCTTTGTGAAGAACTGTTaactctttttctatatatatatatatatatatatcctcttcTTATCAACAACTAACTTCTTATGATTACTTCTTGACTAGTCATTTGCATCAGCtttgaaaagtgaaaaaagagTGAGCACTTCGAGCTTCTCATGTGTTTTCCATTTACGTTTTCAGCATTCAAAAAGAGGGTACGGGGAGCACTCAGTCCAGTCCAAACACAGTaaatccaacaacaaaaaaggttCGATGCTTATCTTGTTTCCCTATTGTTGGAGATAAGGACTTGCATAATGCCGTATCTTTTCACATCTGGTTGATAGCATTCAACTAATTTACGATATTTTCGCTTCACGCTTATACAACAGAGCTGAATCTATTTCTTTTACCATACTGTCACTGGTTCACATTTTTTCTAACTGTTTAGTACGTAACAGTAATCTACATGTCACTGAACATGCATTGATATATACAATCCAATAGATAGATTATTCACAATTAGATGATAACTCCAGCCACTTGTTTTACATTAACACTGAAGCTTTGTTTCACTAATTTGCAGTTTATGCAAACCTTTTACATCACATTAGGCTTGAAAGATAGACTTAGGCTATTCTCAATACCAGACGGTCATTTAGGTTCTAATATCTCTATTTCTCTGCTTTTTTACCTGTCGTTTGTTCTATATTATCTCTCAGAAACTGTACCACATTTTAGGGCAGAAAAgccatgtgtgtgtttttggatATCTCAGCTTTCTTTATGTTAAGTTCAGGAAACCTTTGTATAGCAGTCATGACCCTCTTTATATTCTCTTTGCAGTCAATTATATTCTTCAGAGACTGGCCATGGCAGAGAGCATGTTCTGATCATAACTCGCAAATGTCAATGTTCCTAACAAAAGCACCATCAGAATCTGATACCAGTAAGAGCCAGTAAAGGGAGGCTGTTTCATCAAGAGGTGAGTATGGAATTCTGTTGTTGTAGACTGACAAGATTAGAATCaaagtacaatttttttcttaaagctGAGATACAACTGTGATTGTCTGATTGTCTGATTAAAAGTCATATCTCGTTTGGTTATAACTTACATTTATAAAGTGAGTTATCAATTTGACGAAAACTTGGGTCCACTTAGAAAACATACATTTCTCATATCGACTGGCTTATGTTTGCTCAAAAACAGCATATAGAGATCAGAAAATGTCCCAGTTGACATGCATCATAGATTCTTTAAGGTTCTAGAGGTCAGCTTTTCATATACTTATTGTTCTATAGTGACGTGTCTTTGGCCTCTACCAACCTTTCACGTTGCTCATTTTCAACAGTTTATGGTGCCTGAAAGCTCTTTTTGCTGGCAAAAATGATGGCTCAAAGACACATCTGCAAGACCTTCCAAATTTAGACCTTGGAGTTTAAGCAAACATCAACATCACATTTACGCCTAAAAAGGTAAATTTCCCCTTTTTACCTTATTCTTTCTGTGACTTTTGCCTTTCAAAATTATTGCTTTCCAACCGAAGTTGAAGAGTTAGAGACTAGGCATTTCTTTGAATTGCTTGAATTTACCTAGCAAGGTTTATTTTGGTGTAACCCATCTAGAGACAATTCTGTGAAAATATGAATGACATAAGATACGAAGTAATATGTGCTATATTGGATTTAGTCCAGGGTATAGTAGAGATATAAGTTTATTTCTGTCTTAGAGGTTAAGAAGAAAATTTAGTGTAGACGAAATAGGAGACTAGAGTCCTTTAGCCAAAAACCGTAAGAACCACATAGCTGTAACCTTAAAAGTTAGTATGTGTCTGCTTCTACCAAGATCTTTAAAACGATTTGAAAAGTTCAGGGGTCTTCATATCTTGTATCCTAGCAAAGCTATATCAAATAGTTCTATAATCCCTAAACTCATCCATTTAGAATCTAAGTTAGTGATCTCTTTTGATCATTCCCACTATGAGCGAGGGAGGTCACCTCTCAGGATCCACTATCACCAGTGatagatatatacataaatattttttattgagtAAATGGAACCTACTGAGGTTATAGATATTTCTGTGATAATATACATACGAGGCTTATTTTAGTCTCTATATGCGTAGATGTTCTTTTCCACACCAGATATTATATTGAAATGATATGGGAAGTTTTAGCTAATTCGATAGTAGACCTCAACAGAATGAGCAATATATATGCCATACTAAAAGGGCCAAGTTGTTGATAAACAAacgtaaaaatacaaaaagctgTCTATCACTAAagggaaaagggaaaaaacTGATCAATGTGGGTCACAAATCAAATCCTAAATCAAGATATTTATTTGGGGGTCCTAGGCACAATCATCTTGGTAAGTTTATGTGTCAGTCTATTAAAAGATGTCNNNNNNNNNNNNNNNNNNNNNNNNNNNNNNNNNNNNNNNNNNNNNNNNNNNNNNNNNNNNNNNNNNNNNNNNNNNNNNNNNNNNNNNNNNNNNNNNNNNNNNNNNNNNNNNNNNNNNNNNNNNNNNNNNNNNNNNNNNNNNNNNNNNNNNNNNNNNNNNNNNNNNNNNNNNNNNNNNNNNNNNNNNNNNNNNNNNNNNNNNNNNNNNNNNNNNNNNNNNNNNNNNNNNNNNNNNNNNNNNNNNNNNNNNNNNNNNNNNNNNNNNNNNNNNNNNNNNNNNNNNNNNNNNNNNNNNNNNNNNNNNNNNNNNNNNNNNNNNNNNNNNNNNNNNNNNNNNNNNNNNNNNNNNNNNNNNNNNNNNNNNNNNNNNNNNNNNNNNNNNNNNNNNNNNNNNNNNNNNNNNNNNNNNNNNNNNNNNNNNNNNNNNNNNNNNNNNNNNNNNNNNNNNNNNNNNNNNNNNNNNNNNNNNNNNNNNNNNNNNNNNNNNNNNNNNNNNNNNNNNNNNNNNNNNNNNNNNNNNNNNNNNNNNNNNNNNNNNNNNNNNNNNNNNNNNNNNNNNNNNNNNNNNNNNNNNNNNNNNNNNNNNNNNNNNNNNNNNNNNNNNNNNNNNNNNNNNNNNNNNNNNNNNNNNNNNNNNNNNNNNNNNNNNNNNNNNNNNNNNNNNNNNNNNNNNNNNNNNNNNNNNNNNNNNNNNNNNNNNNNNNNNNNNNNNNNNNNNNNNNNNNNNNNNNNNNNNNNNNNNNNNNNNNNNNNNNNNNNNNNNNNNNNNNNNNNNNNNNNNNNNNNNNNNNNNNNNNNNNNNNNNNNNNNNNNNNNNNNNNNNNNNNNNNNNNNNNNNNNNNNNNNNNNNNNNNNNNNNNNNNNNNNNNNNNNNNNNNNNNNNNNNNNNNNNNNNNNNNNNNNNNNNNNNNNNNNNNNNNNNNNNNNNNNNNNNNNNNNNNNNNNNNNNNNNNNNNNNNNNNNNNNNNNNNNNNNNNNNNNNNNNNNNNNNNNNNNNNNNNNNNNNNNNNNNNNNNNNNNNNNNNNNNNNNNNNNNNNNNNNNNNNNNNNNNNNNNNNNNNNNNNNNNNNNNNNNNNNNNNNNNNNNNNNNNNNNNNNNNNNNNNNNNNNNNNNNNNNNNNNNNNNNNNNNNNNNNNNNNNNNNNNNNNNNNNNNNNNNNNNNNNNNNNNNNNNNNNNNNNNNNNNNNNNNNNNNNNNNNNNNNNNNNNNNNNNNNNNNNNNNNNNNNNNNNNNNNNNNNNNNNNNNNNNNNNNNNNNNNNNNNNNNNNNNNNNNNNNNNNNNNNNNNNNNNNNNNNNNNNNNNNNNNNNNNNNNNNNNNNNNNNNNNNNNNNNNNNNNNNNNNNNNNNNNNNNNNNNNNNNNNNNNNNNNNNNNNNNNNNNNNNNNNNNNNNNNNNNNNNNNNNNNNNNNNNNNNNNNNNNNNNNNNNNNNNNNNNNNNNNNNNNNNNNNNNNNNNNNNNNNNNNNNNNNNNNNNNNNNNNNNNNNNNNNNNNNNNNNNNNNNNNNNNNNNNNNNNNNNNNNNNNNNNNNNNNNNNNNNNNNNNNNNNNNNNNNNNNNNNNNNNNNNNNNNNNNNNNNNNNNNNNNNNNNNNNNNNNNNNNNNNNNNNNNNNNNNNNNNNNNNNNNNNNNNNNNNNNNNNNNNNNNNNNNNNNNNNNNNNNNNNNNNNNNNNNNNNNNNNNNNNNNNNNNNNNNNNNNNNNNNNNNNNNNNNNNNNNNNNNNNNNNNNNNNNNNNNNNNNNNNNNNNNNNNNNNNNNNNNNNNNNNNNNNNNNNNNNNNNNNNNNNNNNNNNNNNNNNNNNNNNNNNNNNNNNNNNNNNNNNNNNNNNNNNNNNNNNNNNNNNNNNNNNNNNNNNNNNNNNNNNNNNNNNNNNNNNNNNNNNNNNNNNNNNNNNNNNNNNNNNNNNNNNNNNNNNNNNNNNNNNNNNNNNNNNNNNNNNNNNNNNNNNNNNNNNNNNNNNNNNNNNNNNNNNNNNNNNNNNNNNNNNNNNNNNNNNNNNNNNNNNNNNNNNNNNNNNNNNNNNNNNNNNNNNNNNNNNNNNNNNNNNNNNNNNNNNNNNNNNNNNNNNNNNNNNNNNNNNNNNNNNNNNNNNNNNNNNNNNNNNNNNNNNNNNNNNNNNNNNNNNNNNNNNNNNNNNNNNNNNNNNNN
The sequence above is a segment of the Camelina sativa cultivar DH55 chromosome 10, Cs, whole genome shotgun sequence genome. Coding sequences within it:
- the LOC104717881 gene encoding protein NLP7 isoform X1 codes for the protein MCEPDDNSGRNGVAHPPSSRSRELLMDVDDLDLDGSWPLDQIPYLSSSNRMISPIFVSSSSEQPCSPLWAFSDGGGNGGIHHHANGGGGDEEKNSSASGVPSSFRLAEYPLFLPYSSPSAAENTTEKHNNNFQFPSPLMSLVPPENADNYCVIKERMTQALRYFKDSTEQHVLAQVWAPVRKNGRDLLTTLGQPFVLNPNGNGLNQYRMISLTYMFSVDSESDIELGLPGRVFRQKLPEWTPNVQYYSSKEFSRLDHALHYNVRGTLALPVFNPSGQSCIGVVELIMTSEKIHYAPEVDKVCKALEAVNLKSSEILDHQTTQICNESRQNALAEILEVLTVVCETHNLPLAQTWVPCQHGSVLANGGGLKKNCTSFDGSCMGQICMSTTDMACYVVDAHVWGFRDACLEHHLQKGQGVAGRAFLNGGSCFCRDITKFCKTQYPLVHYALMFKLTTCFAISLQSSYTGDDSYILEFFLPSSITDDQEQDSLLGSILVTMKEHFQSLRVASGVDFGEDDDKLSFEIIQALPDKKIHSKIESIRVPFSGSKSNAIETRLIPQPAVQSSDPVKENINVATVNGVVKEKKKTEKKRGKTEKTISLDVLQQYFTGSLKDAAKSLGVCPTTMKRICRQHGISRWPSRKIKKVNRSITKLKRVIESVQGTDGGLDLTSMAVSSIPWTHGQTSAQPLNSPSGSKPPEVPNTNNSPNHWSSDHSPHEPNGSPELPSNGHKRSRTVDESAGTPTSHGSCDGNQLDEAKVPNQDPLFTVGESPGLFFPPYSRDHDVSAASFSMPNRLLGSIDHFRGMLIEDAGSSKDLRNLCSTTAFDDKFPDSNWMNNDNNSNNNVYAPPKEEAIANVTREPSGSETRTVTIKASYKDDIIRFRISSGSGIMELKDEVAKRLKLDAGTFDIKYLDDDNEWVLIACDADLQECLEIPRSSRTNIVRLLVHDVTTNLGSSCESTGEL